In Trichlorobacter lovleyi, the DNA window GAACCTGTTCAAGCCGTTTACCTCCACACGGATTGACAAGGGGGGCAGCGGCCTGGGGCTTTACATCTCCAACTTCATCATAACCGAGCACAAAGGCAGGATTGAGTTCAGTTCAAACAGCCCCCAGGGGACCATCGTGACCGTATGCCTGCCGGTTACGTCCGCCAACGACTGCTAAGACTTTGTGCCAGACCACTTCCTGCCGTCGCACTGATCCAGCTTCTTTTGCAGCGTCGGCCTGCTGACACCCAGCAGTTCGGCAGCGGCACTGCGGTTACCCTTTGCCTCTTCAATGGCTTCTTCGGTCAGGAGCAACTCCAGTTCTTCATAGGTTGGAAACTCCGAAAAGATGCCATGCAACACAAACTGGTTGCTGCCGATCCGGCGGATCATGTTGTTAAGTCCGCCACAACCGGTTGACACCCCTGGGAAATCCTCAGGCTGCAGGATGCCGGAACGGTTATTGGTGACTGCGTTGTTAATCTTGTTGATCAGCTCCCTGACATTGCCGTGGAAATCATAACACCTGAGCGACTTACGCACCTCGCGAGAAAAGCGTGGGATCACCTTTTTCAGCTCTAGTGCTATGCGGGCCGCATAATGCTCGGCCAGGGGCAGGATATCTTCGCGGCGCTCTCGCAGTGCCGGGACATGCAGGGAGTGGGCACTGATCCGGTAGTAGAGATCCTGACGGAAGGCGCCGGATTCGAAGAGGGCCTCGAAATTGGCGTTTGAAGCGGCAATGATGCGGGCGCTGCTTTTTTGCAGCACATCGGAACCGACACGGTAATATTCATTCTGCTGAATAAGCCGGAGCAGTTTAACCTGCGACTGGACGCTGATCTCTCCGATCTCGTCCAGAAACAGTGTGCCGTCCTTTGCCTTTTCGATCAACCCCTCCCGGCTTTCAGTCGCTCCGGTAAATGCCCCTTTTTTGTGACCAAAGAGGGAGTCGGAGAACATGTTGTCATCCAGCCCGGCCACGTTGACAGTCACCATGGGCCCCCTCAGGCCGCTGGATCTGTGAATGGCCTTGGCGATCAGCTCCTTGCCGACACCGGTCTCACCGGTAATCAGAACGGGCTGCCTTGAATGGCGCATGGCTTCAATAATCTTGAAAAGCGACTGCATCCGCTCACTACAGCTGATGATATCACTGAAGCATTCAGGATCTTCAAGTGGCTGCCCCTGCAGGTACCCTGTCAGCTTCTTGTTCTGGCTGGCCAGTTCTTCTGTGGTAAAGGCCTTCTGGACAATGGAAACCAGCCGATTGGCGTCAAGGGGTTTGGTTATGTAGTCATAGGCGCCCTGTTTGATACAGTTGACCACGTTCTCAAGATCAGCCACACCGGTCAGGATGATGACCGGCAGATACGGGTACTGCCTGACGATCTCCGGCAGCAGGTCTGCACCGCTCAGACCGGGCATGACCCAGTCGAGTATCAGTACGCTGTGGGCTCCCTCAGAGAGCTCCTGAAAAACCTTACTGCTGTCCTGAAGGGTTGTGATATTGGTTATCCCCTGGCTGTGCAGGGTGCGGCGGGCTTCTTCAAGGAATCCGTCATCATCATCAACCAGCAAAACTCCTTGTGCTTGTTTCGTTTGAGCAGGTTTCGACATCTCGTTTGTTCTCCTGAGGCAACAACAGATTATTGGGTGTTGGGTAACGTAGCAGAAGGTATGCCAAGATGTCAGACAGGCATGAACGAAAAAGGCACAGAATGGTTGTGTGTCGTGCCAGAGTTACCTGGGAAGATTCGATGCTGCCATTGCCGGCAAAGATTTACGGTTCCATCACGAATGTCAGGTCTCCGATCAGGCTCTCCGTAGCGGTGTCGCGATTCCAGAGATAAAACTCGATCTTCCAGGGACCGGTCTGGCCACCGGCATTGATAAAAACAGTCGTAAAGCCGGGCTTGTAAAAACTGTGGGGGCCGGACAGGCTGCTTTTGCCGGAGGGCTCGGTCAGACGGTAGCGGTAACCATAGAGGGGCACTCCGTAACGGTTCAGATAGCTGTCTACCGGAGGCCCAACCAGCCAGGCACCAAATTTCTTGTCCCGGTTGGCAAAGTAGCCCTGGTCATAGAGCTGCTTCTGTGACCAGCGTTCCCCCCGCTGAAGTACTGAAAGCACCGTGTCGTATCCTGCCGATTCGTCATAGACGCCGACCCCCATTTCCTTGAGCTGCCATTCGGCCGCAGGTGCGGTTGCCACCAGACCGCACAGAAGCGTCACCCCCATTATCAGCATACGGAAAACAGCGTGCATGTCATCTCCCCTTTCCAGGCCCGGGCCTGCTGCCATCAATACTTACCGGTCGCTAAAGACCGGCGCACGTTTTTCCAGAAAGGCGGCCATCCCTTCCTGCTGGTCAGCGGTGGCAAAGCTTAACGCAAACAGGTCGGCTTCGTAGCTGCAGGCCCGGTCAAGGTCCATCTCCAGGCCGTTTACCACCACCTCTTTGCAGAGTTTGAGGGCCATCAGGCTCTTACCGGCCAGCTTCTGCGCAATCGCGTTTGCAGCAGCCATCAGTTCTGCTGCCGGCACGACCTTGTTGACCAGGCCGATCCGCCAGGCCTCCTGGGCATCAATCATATCGCCGGTCAGAATCATCTCCAGCGCCCTGCCCTTGCCCACCAGACGGGGCAGGCGCTGGGAACCGCCAAAACCGGGCAGGATGCCGATATTGATCTCGGGCTGCCCGAACCTGGCGTTCTCCGCTGCAATCCGCAGGTCGCAGCAGAGGGCAAGTTCACAGCCGCCGCCGAGGGCATACCCGTTCACTGCGGCAATAAAGGGCTTGGGGCTCTGCTCAATGGCCCGGCAGAGCCCATGGGCCAGCAGTGCCAGCTCCCGTGCGGCAACAGGCCCCAGTTTCTGCAGCATGGCAATGTCACCACCGGCGATAAAGGCCTTTTCACCCGCACCGGTAATGATGACAGCCCGCACCGCTGCAGAGGCTGACAATTCCTGCACAACAACGCTCAGCTCCTGCAGTGTCGTAACGGTCATGGCATTCATGCTGGCCGGCCGGTTAACCGTTATGTTGGCAATACCATCCTTGTTCTCAACCATCAGTGTCGTCGTCGTCACCGTTTTACCCTCCCCCTGTCACAGTTCGCCATACACTCCCTCATCAATATCAACCGGTGTCAACACCTCAAAATCCTCCATCGCCTCAACCGGCAACATGCCGGTTTCAACCCGCATATAGGTCTGCAGCTCTTTCAGGCTTTGCAGGATGACCTCTTCATTTTTCGGAAACTCATGGGGACTGACTTCAAGGGTGACACAGCCTTTGTAGTCGGTATGTTTCAGGTGGTTCAGAAAGCGGGTCAACGGCAGGCGGCCATGGCCGGGGATCAGATGTTCGCGGTCAAAGCCATAGTCCGAGAAATGGATATTACGGATCCGTCCTGATTCGTAGAACAGGTAGAAGTCATTAATGAAGTTGGCCTTGCCTGACCCCATATGGGTGGTGTCAAAGGTAAGAAAGAGGTTGTGATCGTGAATAAAGGTGATCATATCCCGGGTGGAGGAGAGGATATTGGGATTCAGCTTGAAACGGCCGATACAGGGCATGTTTTCTATCGTAACCAGCACCTCGCCATCAATGCCGATCTCTTTTTGAAAATCCCGGATACGATACAGCCAGCGCCAGAACCCGATCTCCATCCCCATCCAGGATGGCGGATGGAAGTTTACCAGCGGGATACCGGTATCTGCAGCAAGTTCAATACTGTGAAAGAGTGATTGGATCGGTCCGCCCCAGCCGTCCAGCGGCATAAAGGGGGCATGAATGGAGTTGATCGGTGCAATTTCCTGCAGGGAGCGAACCACCTTGACCGGGTTAACCCGTTGAAAGTCCTGGTTGATGATCAGCTCAACCCCGTCAAAACCGGCTTCGGCAGACAGTTCAAAGGCCCGGCGCATCGGCAGGGTAAATAAAGATCCGCTTGAGAGCGATATCTTCAGACTGCTGCTCATCTGTAGGCACCAAAACTGACCTGCAGATAGCGCTGCAGGTCGCCAACCGTCTCCAGCGAGAGCCGCAGCCGTTCAGACTCGGCAGCCCCCAGTGCTGCCGTCGGCAGATAGAGAATATCCCTGCAGTCCAGCCCCGGCAGTGCCGTTTGCTCAAGCACAAGCCGGTGTTCACTGAAACAGTACCAGGCATGCAGGGTGCGTTCTGCCAGATCAACATCCAGCTTGCTGATCCGCACCAGCCCGCGCAGCCGTTCCGGCGTTCCTGTCAGATTGATCCCATGCATCAGGCTCAGTGCTGCCACCGCAGCAGCCAGGGGCAGAAAGGCATGATCAAGCAGCGAGAAACCGCCCCGATGGGGACCGCTTTTCTCAAGTTTAAGGCTGCCCATCATGCCGACACCGTTTGAGAGCAACAGACAGCGTTCCACCAGGTTGGCGACAAAGTCCCGCTGGCCGAGATACTGCTGACACTGGTTTCCAAAGCTGTCGGCAACGGCACTGTCACCGGCCAGCACAGTCCGGTCTGTCAGACGCAGCAGTTCAATCAGTACACGCTGGTCCTTTTTGGCTGCCGCCGCTTCAAAACGGGCCTGCCACTGGTCAAGACTGCCGCGCCAGTCAGGATTAAGCGGTGTTATGGTCTCCTCAAGGACAACACCGCAGACCCGCAACCAGGCAACCAGCGCCTCTCCCAGCTGGACCATCAACGCCTCAGGCACCTCGCCATCCCAGACCAGCGCCAGCTGCACCCGGCAAAAACGGGTCGCTTCGCGACGGCCGGCCGGCCCCATAACCAACAGGGCCAACGGCGGCAGAGGAGCGTCAATCTGTTGTCTGGCCAGACGCAGACAGCAGTCGCCCAAGGCAGACAGAAAGGTTTCTGTCATGCTGAACATCGCGATCGGAGAGCCGAAGCGGCCAAAATGCCGGTAGGCACGGTCGTAGAAATCAGCCAGCAGGGTGCGCAGCTGAGACTGCTCTCCGGCAGAGGAGAGCTCCTTGACCAGCCTCTCCAACCCTTCGCCCATGCTGCTGTTTTCACGTTCAACAGCGGCGAGCAGGTCCTCGCTCAACTCCAGCAGCTGTGCGATCCCCTCCGGGTGGCGGCGGGATGCGAGGCGGACTGCGGCCTCACGATAGGCAACCGCAAACTCCTCCACTCCGCGCCAGGAGGCAAAATCCTCACCTTTTGCAAGCAGAAGCGCCATTATTTCCCTCCGGTGTCATGGACATCACGAATCAGGAAGGCAACCATCTCGTCAGAGGGGGGACGGGTGAGCAGCGACACGACAATCATAACCAGACTGACCAGTGGTGCGCCGATAAAGGCTGAAGAGGTCAGGGGGAAGAGCACCTTGACCAACGGCACCAGATCCCCGAACAAGGGAGAGGCGGCGGTAATCAGGACACCGACCAGCATACCGCTCAGCACACCGGCGGCATTGGTGCGGCTCCACCAGATCCCCAGCAGAAAGGCCGGGAAGATCGTGTTGCCGGCCAGGGCAAAGGCTACTGCCGCAATCTCGGCAATCAGCCCCACCTGGTTCAGGGAGAACAGCATCACAATGCCGGCCAGCAGCAAAAAGGTCCCTTTGGCAGCATTGACCTTGTCACTATCGCTTGCGCTGCGATTGATAAAACGGGGGTAGATATCGTAGGCAAAGGCGGCAGCCCCGGACTGCAGCAGGCCGGCAGCGGCATAAAAGGCGGCAGCCATGCCGCCGGCCACCAAAAGCCCCAGCACCCAGCTTGGCAAGCCGGCCTGGGTAACCGCTGTCAGGGTTACCAGATCCGCCGTTGCCGGGTCCGGCAGCTTGAAGGCATTACCGGCCCGGGCATCAAACAGACGGGCCAGCACCCCGTAGGCCGGAGCCGACCAGTAGATCAGGGAGATGAAGAACAGACCCCAGACCACCCCCCAGCGGGCGTCGCGCATACTGGGGGCCAGATAAAAACGGGAAAGGACATGGGGTAGCCCGGCGGTACCGAACATCAGGGTGAAACAGAGCGCCAGCCACTGGAAGAGCGAAATCGAGGCAAACGGCTCTGACCAGTAGAAACCGAACTGTTCCTGGAGGGTGGTGATTGCCTCACCATAGCCAAACTGCGGCAGTACCCAGAAGTACCCCAGCTTGCGGTTGATGAACATCAACGGCAGGACAAAGGCGATGATCAGCACAAAATACTGCAGCCGCTGGTTCCTGATCACCCCCAGGGTGCCGGAAATAACCACAAAGGTGACCAGCAGGGCGGCACCGGTTAACACAGCCTCCCTGTAGTGCAAGCCGAAGAGCCAGGAGACCAGCAGGGCGATCCCCCTGAACTGGGCCACACAATAGATGATTGAGATAACAATCGAGATCAGCGCCACCACCGTACGGGCCGAGGCTGATTCATAACGGAATCCGACAAAATCCGGGGCGGTAAACTTGCCGAAACGCCTGATCTGGGTTGCCATCAGTACCAGCAGCAACACATAACCGCCGGTCCAGCCGATCACAAAGGCCATGGCATAGTAGCCCTTCAGATAGAAAAGACCGGCCAGCCCCAGGATACTGGCAGCGCTCATCCAGTTGCTGGCAATGGCGGCGCCGCTGCCCACCCGGCCGCTATAACTGCCTGAAAAACCGTAGTCACTGGCCTGACGCATCTTGCTGCCCAGACCGCTGACAATAAAGAGCAGGAACAGAGCAGCAACCATCAAGAGCGGTATGAACTGCACACCTTGCGCCACCATCAGGGCACCTCCCCCTTCTTGCGACCTGTTGCTCTGAAGCGAATCGTCCCCTCCATCCGCCGGAGCTCATGACGATCCATCCAGAGATTGAAGACCAGCCCCAGCACAATGAACAGCAGCGGCAGGAACTGCCCCGATATCCAGAAATGGATCGGCAGATTAAAGAAGATCAGTTCGGTCAGCCAGAAGCCGTCCAGCGACTCTTCCAGGACCCAGATGGCAACCTGGGTGCCCACCACCGCCAGCAGACAGGCAACCAGCAGCATGGCAATCACCTGCACCTCACCCTGCATGGTCCCGGGTAGCGGTTTAAAGATATTGATGCTCCGCTTCAGACCGTCATCCGACATGGCTGCACCTCCTCTGCGCTACTCCGCCACACGGCGGCGGTACTGCACAAAATAGATCTCTTTACCTTCTGCCATAAACTTCAGCATATATTTGGTGCGGGGATACCCTTCCAGGTCATGGCGCCAGTGATCAGGTGCCAGCAGATTCTCAAAACCGGGCTGCCGCCGCAGCAGATTGGCCACGTCAATGCCGTAATCATCAAAATCGGTGGCAAAGTGCAGTATCGCTCCGGGCTGCAGGTACGGCTCCAGAAAACTGACAAACTCCTGATTCACCAGCCGCCGTTTGCGCTGATAGCGCTTGGGCCACGGATCAGGGCAGTTGATGAACACCGCCTGCAGCGAGGCCGGGGCGAGGCAGCGGCGGATAAAGGAACGGGCCTCATCCCGTACGATCCTGACATTGGTCAGCTCAGCCCGCTCAGCCCGCTTACAGCTCTTCAGACAGCCCTTGTTGTAGAAATCGAGGGCAATGAAGTTAAGTTCCGGGTGCCGGGTTGCCATGGTCACCACAAAATCGCCAATACCGCAGCCGATCTCCAGCACCAGCGGATTCTGGTTGCCGAAGATCATAGCCCATGATGGTTGTTCGTCAAGCTCTGTGCCTGATAAAAAGAGAGGGGATTCAATCGGAATAAGTGTGTGCATAGTCGCCACTTGTAGCATAGCACTCCTGTTTTTTCACGTTTTTTGCATGTTTGCCATTTATCTCCAGGTATGGTATAGGCTTTGCGTTATTGCTGAAGACAGCTAAGGCAAAGGGAGTAACCAGGCCGGATGGAACTTTTTGGCGGATTCATGATCATGTCGATCCTACTGGGCCTCTTCTTCGCGGCCGTCTGGATCAGCCTGCCTGTTCTGGTGCTGGGCTTGCGTCGCCAAATCATGGAATCACACAGAACAATACTACGGCTTGAAGCCCGTATACTCAGTCTTGAACAAGAGATCTCACACCGCCACACCTCTGCCGGCCAATCGGCAGATGGTATCGACACGGTATCCGGAGGAGTTGATGGCACTGTTGGAAGGTAAAAAAGCGCTGATTCTGGGCGTTGCAAACGAAAAGAGTATTGCCTGGGCCATGGCCAAACTGTTTCAGGCCGAAGGTGCGGAACTGATGCTGACCTACGCCGGTGAGGCAATAGAGAAGCGGGTCCGCCCCCTGGCTGAATCGGTCGGTGCCCTTGTTGCCCCCTGCAACGTTACCAGCGACGAAGAGATAGCCGCCCTGATGGAGCTGGCACAGCAGCGCTGGGGCGGGATCGATATCCTGATCCACTCGGTGGCCTTTGCCGACAAGGAAGAGCTGAAAGGCACGATCCTCTCCACCACCCGGGCCGGATTTGCCACGGCCCTGGATATCAGCGCCTACTCGCTGATCGGGCTCTTAAAGGCAGCCCAGCCGCTGATGACCGGACGCAATGCCTGCGCCCTGGCCATGAGCTACTACGGTGCCGAAAAGGTATTTCCCAACTACAATGTGATGGGGGTTGCCAAGGCCGCCCTGGAGGCCTCGGTGCGTTACCTTGCCGCCGGCATGGGGGAGGACAACATCCGTGTCAACGCCATCTCGGCCGGCCCGATCAAGACCCTGGCCGCCGCCGGTGTCAACGGCTTCAACCAGATCCTCAACACCGTCGAAGAGCGCGCCCCGCTGCACCGCAACATCACCCAGGAAGAGGTGGCCAAGTCTGCCCTGTACCTCTGCAGCGACCTGGCCTCCGGGGTTACCGGTGAAATCCATTACGTTGATGCCGGCTACAACATCACCGGCATCTAACGAGGCCCTCCCATTCACGAACTTCACGGCAATCTTGCAGGGCTGAAGCAGAGCCAGATTCAGGCGGTAGAGCGACTCTACCGCCGTCGCATTCCGGCTGACGAGCTTTGCTCTGCCGAATTGGCCGGCCGCCTGCTTGAACTCTCCCTTGAACTGCGCCGCCAGATCGGCCTGCTGGTCAACCGCCAGGGCGCCATTGAACTGATCCTGATCGGCACGGAAAAAGGGTTGCTGATCCCCGACCTGAAGAACTACCCCTTGGGCCGCAAACGGTTGCGGGGGTTGCGTCTGATCCACACCCACCTGAAATCAGAACCGCTGACCGAAGATGACCTGACCGACCTGAAGCTGCTCAGGCTTGACCTGATTGCGGCCCTCAGCCCCCTTGACGGACGGCGCAGCATCGTGCATCTGGCTCACCTCTCTGCAGATCCCGGCGGCATCAGCGTGCTGCCGGCACAACTGCTGGAAAAGGCGGCAGACTACGGCAGCGATTTTATCACCACCCTGGAGCGCAGCCTTGATAAAGCGGTTCAGAGCGAGACTCCGGCGCAGGACGGCCAGGAACGGGCGATCCTGATCTCGGTCAGGGCCGGTGGTGAACGGCGTGAGGTGGATGATTCACTGGCGGAACTGCAGGAACTGGCCCGCACCGCCGGGGTGCAGGTATTGGACAGCTTTATCCAGCTGCCCC includes these proteins:
- a CDS encoding sigma-54-dependent transcriptional regulator, whose protein sequence is MSKPAQTKQAQGVLLVDDDDGFLEEARRTLHSQGITNITTLQDSSKVFQELSEGAHSVLILDWVMPGLSGADLLPEIVRQYPYLPVIILTGVADLENVVNCIKQGAYDYITKPLDANRLVSIVQKAFTTEELASQNKKLTGYLQGQPLEDPECFSDIISCSERMQSLFKIIEAMRHSRQPVLITGETGVGKELIAKAIHRSSGLRGPMVTVNVAGLDDNMFSDSLFGHKKGAFTGATESREGLIEKAKDGTLFLDEIGEISVQSQVKLLRLIQQNEYYRVGSDVLQKSSARIIAASNANFEALFESGAFRQDLYYRISAHSLHVPALRERREDILPLAEHYAARIALELKKVIPRFSREVRKSLRCYDFHGNVRELINKINNAVTNNRSGILQPEDFPGVSTGCGGLNNMIRRIGSNQFVLHGIFSEFPTYEELELLLTEEAIEEAKGNRSAAAELLGVSRPTLQKKLDQCDGRKWSGTKS
- a CDS encoding enoyl-CoA hydratase-related protein, whose amino-acid sequence is MTTTTLMVENKDGIANITVNRPASMNAMTVTTLQELSVVVQELSASAAVRAVIITGAGEKAFIAGGDIAMLQKLGPVAARELALLAHGLCRAIEQSPKPFIAAVNGYALGGGCELALCCDLRIAAENARFGQPEINIGILPGFGGSQRLPRLVGKGRALEMILTGDMIDAQEAWRIGLVNKVVPAAELMAAANAIAQKLAGKSLMALKLCKEVVVNGLEMDLDRACSYEADLFALSFATADQQEGMAAFLEKRAPVFSDR
- a CDS encoding sugar phosphate isomerase/epimerase family protein, producing the protein MSSSLKISLSSGSLFTLPMRRAFELSAEAGFDGVELIINQDFQRVNPVKVVRSLQEIAPINSIHAPFMPLDGWGGPIQSLFHSIELAADTGIPLVNFHPPSWMGMEIGFWRWLYRIRDFQKEIGIDGEVLVTIENMPCIGRFKLNPNILSSTRDMITFIHDHNLFLTFDTTHMGSGKANFINDFYLFYESGRIRNIHFSDYGFDREHLIPGHGRLPLTRFLNHLKHTDYKGCVTLEVSPHEFPKNEEVILQSLKELQTYMRVETGMLPVEAMEDFEVLTPVDIDEGVYGEL
- a CDS encoding putative nucleotidyltransferase substrate binding domain-containing protein produces the protein MALLLAKGEDFASWRGVEEFAVAYREAAVRLASRRHPEGIAQLLELSEDLLAAVERENSSMGEGLERLVKELSSAGEQSQLRTLLADFYDRAYRHFGRFGSPIAMFSMTETFLSALGDCCLRLARQQIDAPLPPLALLVMGPAGRREATRFCRVQLALVWDGEVPEALMVQLGEALVAWLRVCGVVLEETITPLNPDWRGSLDQWQARFEAAAAKKDQRVLIELLRLTDRTVLAGDSAVADSFGNQCQQYLGQRDFVANLVERCLLLSNGVGMMGSLKLEKSGPHRGGFSLLDHAFLPLAAAVAALSLMHGINLTGTPERLRGLVRISKLDVDLAERTLHAWYCFSEHRLVLEQTALPGLDCRDILYLPTAALGAAESERLRLSLETVGDLQRYLQVSFGAYR
- a CDS encoding sodium:solute symporter family transporter, which encodes MVAQGVQFIPLLMVAALFLLFIVSGLGSKMRQASDYGFSGSYSGRVGSGAAIASNWMSAASILGLAGLFYLKGYYAMAFVIGWTGGYVLLLVLMATQIRRFGKFTAPDFVGFRYESASARTVVALISIVISIIYCVAQFRGIALLVSWLFGLHYREAVLTGAALLVTFVVISGTLGVIRNQRLQYFVLIIAFVLPLMFINRKLGYFWVLPQFGYGEAITTLQEQFGFYWSEPFASISLFQWLALCFTLMFGTAGLPHVLSRFYLAPSMRDARWGVVWGLFFISLIYWSAPAYGVLARLFDARAGNAFKLPDPATADLVTLTAVTQAGLPSWVLGLLVAGGMAAAFYAAAGLLQSGAAAFAYDIYPRFINRSASDSDKVNAAKGTFLLLAGIVMLFSLNQVGLIAEIAAVAFALAGNTIFPAFLLGIWWSRTNAAGVLSGMLVGVLITAASPLFGDLVPLVKVLFPLTSSAFIGAPLVSLVMIVVSLLTRPPSDEMVAFLIRDVHDTGGK
- a CDS encoding DUF4212 domain-containing protein — protein: MSDDGLKRSINIFKPLPGTMQGEVQVIAMLLVACLLAVVGTQVAIWVLEESLDGFWLTELIFFNLPIHFWISGQFLPLLFIVLGLVFNLWMDRHELRRMEGTIRFRATGRKKGEVP
- the trmB gene encoding tRNA (guanosine(46)-N7)-methyltransferase TrmB codes for the protein MHTLIPIESPLFLSGTELDEQPSWAMIFGNQNPLVLEIGCGIGDFVVTMATRHPELNFIALDFYNKGCLKSCKRAERAELTNVRIVRDEARSFIRRCLAPASLQAVFINCPDPWPKRYQRKRRLVNQEFVSFLEPYLQPGAILHFATDFDDYGIDVANLLRRQPGFENLLAPDHWRHDLEGYPRTKYMLKFMAEGKEIYFVQYRRRVAE
- a CDS encoding enoyl-ACP reductase FabI translates to MALLEGKKALILGVANEKSIAWAMAKLFQAEGAELMLTYAGEAIEKRVRPLAESVGALVAPCNVTSDEEIAALMELAQQRWGGIDILIHSVAFADKEELKGTILSTTRAGFATALDISAYSLIGLLKAAQPLMTGRNACALAMSYYGAEKVFPNYNVMGVAKAALEASVRYLAAGMGEDNIRVNAISAGPIKTLAAAGVNGFNQILNTVEERAPLHRNITQEEVAKSALYLCSDLASGVTGEIHYVDAGYNITGI